A stretch of DNA from Kwoniella mangroviensis CBS 8507 chromosome 1 map unlocalized Ctg01, whole genome shotgun sequence:
AAATGCTTTGGATACTGGTCCAATAGTTTGGTATCCCGTATTCTCGTCTTCGTACCGGATCAAATCATATACTCGCTTCAGAGCGGATTTCCGTAGAGGTAAACAGGATGATACCCCGGGCAGATTCTGCATAGCCTCATAGTATGCCAAGAACCCATGAGCGATATCGAGgacaggatgatgaggggagtATACGTCATAGGGACTGATGTTACTTTGTTGAGCAGACCATTTGATGCTCTCATATGGCTGAGTGTAGATTTCCTTCGTTCCCTGTATCAGCTCATGCGAATAGTACAAACAGAGGTCAGAAGTGTCAACTCACTTGACGTAAAGTGAAGACAAGAGGGGTGAAGGTGCCAACGAATCGAGAACCATAGAGATAACTCATGGGCGTGACTGCGAGCAGAATACAATTAGTAGAGTGATGACATTGGACCTGTTCGCGCATATGCGACTCTACTTACAAGTCTGTCTGACATGTATCCACTGATTACGATCGGACAAAGTCAGTCAAAGCTCTCAGTATTGGCGACATTAcagctgacttacccatCTCCAAGGAGCAAATGGTACCCAATCAGGCAGCAGCCTACGATACCAAAAAAACTCAGTacagatcttcttctttaccatTGATTGCAATTCGGATAGACTTTCGGCACTCACCATAACTCAGGAGATATACTGCCTACACCATCCCACTCATAAACACCTAAAACACTCAACCATACTTTCCCCCAGGTAGGTATACCCGTTGCTCCTCCTTTTCACGTCCACAATTCCCTGGTTAGCTCTATTCAACTGTATACGGATGTACAGGGGGCTCACCCATCTCATGTATCAAAGCCCTAATCTCCGTCATCGGGCCTTCATCGGGACCCATCCCCAGTATACGTAAGGCAACGTAGTTCATCACTGTGCCAAAGACTGTCGGTGGAGCTGCGGTATGTCTGCAACCACAAATCAGCCATGTAGAAAGCATCCCGTTCAGAGTAGACTTACAGtccccatccaccttcttttcttcttttgttCAATATATACCTCTTCAATTCCGTTTCTTGTTCTGGGAGTAACTTTTGTCCACAGACGTTCATAGCGATAACTAGACCAGGTATGAGGAAGAGTGGACCTGAAGTTATGATATTTGACATCAGCGCTAGTTctccataccttcttctccaaggatgatgatcactctggagatgaaaagaggaTACGATCAAAGCAGTGAaggactcacctccatacTCGGTGGAGAAATGTCCGTCATGAGATTGCAGATTCCTGTAAAATTTATAACCATTACGAGCGGCTTCTAAAGGTGTCTTTGCTTCAGGTAATTCCGGTGTTCCCTATATAGATCAacagatgaatgatcagcatgatcagtatatgatAAGTCCTCGTAGTCATAGCTCCCCTATGTGTCCTTTCGAACATTGACAGAATTCCAAATATCTGATTATTCGTCTGAAGAACTCACAGTATCTAACCCTAGCCAGTATTTCTCGGTCACATCCTGAGGCCATTCCTCCCTCTGTTTCTCATCACGTAGATATACCCATTTCTGCTGACCGTGCGAATCTTCGCCTACTTTCAACCTCCAGCCTTTCAAGTCGGTCGAAGGGAATTCAAAGTCCATTATGTTGTCAAAAGAGCGTGTTGTGTTGTCAGATAAAAAGACGCAAGATGGTTTCCTTGTCTACCTTGGTCTTCACCTTGTAAGTGGGAAGATACGAAGGGCGAGACTACACTATGAAGATGTAAAATGGATTGAGACCGTATAGGCTGACGTTAGTGTGACAATGCAGAGATcatgatcaagatggtacGAGCTCATTCATTCGGTtatctttcatcttggtcTTAGATCATCGTTCCACTTGTCATTGCTGACTTTCCGACGGAAATAACCCATGGTGTTGCAATCAGATGGTCATGACACCAAACGTCCGTactgagatgatgaggaagacacCAATGCAGGCTCGAGGTGGAGATATACAATAGGTCTGACTTCACAATCATGCATGCTACAATCTACAATCGACCTCATCGCTACAACCTTGCACCCCTACCATATCACATGgcattcttcatctctctcaattTACCCATTATCTTCACCGGATCAGATTCACCCGTGGCTTTCCTATACGCACATGAATATGTTCACATCAGCACGTACATAGTAGGCCAGCAATGAGTGACTCGGACAGAATATATCACTAGGACTCACCGTGCTTCGGGTCTATCAAGTCTCATAAATACAttccatcccttctcatctccgATAGTCGATTTACCAGTGGTGCAATTATCGTTTTCAgccttcttcaacaatctATTCCGATTGACAGATATCAGCATAGGCAACAATTCAAGTTGGGGTTATGAATGTTCGCTTACCCTTTCAAAGCTTCGTTATCAGGTTCGACTGTTAATCCAAATTTAACACTTCCTTTGGTATACTCATGACCATTAAATACTAAAGTATCATCAGGTAACTTGGATAATTTCGTTAATGCAGCATGCATCTCCTCGGGTGTACCTGAATCACCACGAACGATTGTTAGCTACAAGTCGAACCATTTTCCGATTCGCTAAggaatgactcaccttcaaagaATCGCCCGCATCCTGCCAGGAAGAGGGTATCACTAATATGTGTCATCCAGTGTGAGCTACTAATGTATTCTTtgggagagatgatagatcAGCTTACCCGGTGAATACACCTTTCTCGCCAGTCTTCTTATCCTCTACATAGAAACAGATCGAATCCTGAGTATGACATGGTGTATGATAGCATCTAGAAACAGTGACCAAAGTAAGCTGATGAATTACCGCCTCTAGTCACGGAAAACCtgactcacttgacatcgatatcttgtcCTAGCTTGAACgtatcaccctctttcaCTATCACATTCGTTCCTGGACTCTGGTTTGAACCGGCATAGGCTTTGAGGCCAGGATGAAGGGAGAGCTATAATCATATGATTAGCACACAATATTCATCAAATTATATGGTCCCATCTCACCACAGGCCCCTCTCAACAAAGCAACTTCATGCATCATCCTCCTACATCACACCTTGCCCCCTGTGCTACACGGGAGGTACACTTACGAGTTTCGAATTCCCACCGGAATGATcattatgatgatgagttgtGATCAGACTCGTCACTTCCACACCATGTTCTTTTGCCGCATTGGATATCTTGTTGGCATCGTATGGGTCGACCACGGCAGCCTGCTTGGACGAATCGATAAGTAGGTACATCCAATTATCGGATCGTGCTTGGATAGGGATGACTTTCATTTTGTTGCTGAAACATGAGATACGTCAGCTTGTCTGTAGCTCCTTGGGCATATGACTGGTTGGGATCAGATCCTCACGGTGGACTAGTACTGAATTGCCTCGTTGTCAACTTTATTATCCGCGTTGCACTTGTAGCTAGAAGAGACATGGTTGATAGACAGTTCAGCAACGATACCCCTCGTAATCTTGATCCAATACGACGTTGGGTTTTATACACTCAACGTCATTGAGCGAcccacctccacttgaccGAGTATGTAATTAGTACACCCATCTAAATGCAGATCCATGCACTACCTCGGCTCTTGCTGCCATTTCCCGTTGAGGTGATTCTATCtgcagatggagatgggatggaggTCTCAGCGGAGTACGCCACTTTTCGTCTCACTGTAGTTAACTTGCATGTTGATGCGAACAAAGGACAAAGCTAAGGGAACGGAGAGGAAGATCGCTTGGCTTTAGAATGGGTAATACTCGTAAGGCATCAATCAAATCTAACTTTCCCAACGTGCATTCAATCGACATTCCTTTCACTACGAGATCAACTGTACTCCATCAAGTACCtatttctcttctcaccACTCTTCGCCATCGTATCGCGAAGAAGGACATATTGTGTGTCCAACCAGGCTGAATACTCGATTCGAAGAGCACTAAAAACACGTAGAAGAACgatagagatgatgggattCAAGAAGAAACTGACCTCGTTCTTACCGTCCGATGTAAGTATATCAccaagtcaaagtcaaaaggtgatgagagaCTGACGATAGTCGGATGTATCTAGGCGACAAATCGACTACAGAACGTGTTAACGGTCGAATGGGAAGGTCAGGGTAAAACTGTTCTCGTGGAATTACCAGATACCGCCCGGAACGAGAACAACGAAGTTGAGATGGCGGGTTTGACATCGAGTGCAGGAGGTTATGGGAGATtgaatgatgacgatgaggtgGGTTTGTCTATGATAACACCAACCGATACAGCATACTGATGTTTTCAATATTATTGATAGGATGAAAGGTCTTACTCTCGACCTTCAAGATCAGCTTATAATCAAAACTACGACAACCCATATCAAAcatcatctctatcatcttcatcaaaaCATAAGAAACATCCTTCCTACTCGTCCAAAACTCTTCCTCCCATCCCTCCATCCAATAGTAGCAAAGTAGGCAACGTCAATCGTAACCCTTTCGAACCGGAGTATCATTCCCCTcaaccatcctcttcttccacctaTTCATACTCGTCTGGATCTGGGTCGTCGCCATATACCGTATCGACCTCTCAATTTGGTGCTCAACAAGCATACAATCAAGGGAATGGTAGTCTGAACAGGATTGGAGAGAAGAAACCAATGCCTAATCCCTGGGGGAATAAATACAGGgaggatgatattgatctaTTGGGTGATATCGGTGGAGGAGATATACATAGCTCAACGACAACCTCATACTCTCgggatgagttgagagatACTAGGGACAATTACGATAGTCTTGAGAATCCCTTCAGGTAGAATGAGTAAACTCTACATACCCTCAGTattcaatccttcttccgTCCAGCTCAAACATTATTCGCTCTTTTGTACGAGttcgatatctttcttttgGGATATTTCCTTTTATCTGATGACTGATCTCTCGTGTCTTACCCATTCGTTTTTCCATTCTATCTCTTGGCTTTGCCTGTAAGGTTGTATTTCGGACTTTCATACCTTTTGTACAAGGGGACATTTATAGATATATCTGTTCTATTCTATTTCAAGAGATGCTATACCACAAATTACATATTATAACAAAAGGTATCTTGCAGAATATGATTGAATGGTCCGCGTGTGCGAAGCAATAAAATCTAACTATCCCATTCTATCCTATTCACCTGTGAGTAAACTAGATCGGTATGATGGCCATATATAACATCATAAGGTATTTCACGAATCATGAGAGAAGGATTCGTGGTCACGGAACAGTAAAAGccaatcatcccattccaatctTTCTATCTATGAATATCGTAAGATCGTATTGTCCATTTCGTATGTCATCAAGAATACCATCTGGTTCCTTTTGGTTTTGCTACAGTCAATTTAGATTGCATGAAAAACACCACTCCACATGTTATAATTCcaccctcctcctgctccatcTTGGCTGACATCCATCCCTTTACCCTCGATAATCACTTGTTTGCCATATTTCATCACTTGGAATGATACTTGTCCAGTATAGAAAGGAACAGGTATCAGGTTGACTGTGCCGACCTCTAGTGGGATCGGTCGATGGGAATGACCGCCATTCTGTATATGCAGAGTGAACGTATCTTTTGAGGAATATTGGGAGGttggaaggagaatgaagaagttTAATAGATCTTGGGCCTATAACAGCAATAATATCAATAATCAGTGGATGATCCTCTGGAAAATCCCTGATGTGACTCACCCATTCAGAATGATCAGGTTTGCCGACCCTATCTTGCGCAGTGCTCATATCCCTGCTCTGAGTCCTATACCATACTACCAATTTCCCTTTATCTCCGTTTCCAtcattggaaggtgaatcCTTCTCTGGACTACGACATATTTGGTTTTTCCACTTTTGGATGAAGTACTTGATCATGACTCTAAATCCCTCATGGTCCATCCCCTCCGTCCATCTCTCAGAACCAGGTTGAGCACCCAATAAAGGTCCAATATAATGCGACTCGCCGAAATCGTTCCAtgagatgatttcgatgaatTGCGGTGATTGATCGGGAGGTAAAGAGAGGAGCTGCGAGAATCGTGATGGTTATAGTAAATCATCGGATCGATCTGTTCGGTGCCAAACATCGTTCAGCTTACTCTCCGCGAGCGGTGGTGTAGAGTGAAGATAGCTTACATATCCAGTTCCTATAAAATATTCGAAACACCCGTCAGCTGAGCTCAAGAAAATGTTAACATGTACGTTCTCAAGAGATACTGACTTGTTGAATGCCCAATCTCCCTCTGTACCATAATGAGTGAAGAACAACGGCGATACAGAAGCCATATATGGTTTTTCCTATTACACCACAGTCCCTATTAGCACTCAGATCAAGGCGATGAGTCCGAGAGACATACATGATTTAGGAATGGTTTGTCCGAGTCCAAGTTGGTTGTATGGTTGTTCATCGGCCTGAAAAATATGAAAAAGCATGATTATCAGCTCACACAGTCGCCCCCATACATGCTACGATTTCATTGGTATACTCGTGGTATTAGACCTGATGTTGTTTTACCCCTCTCGTGAAGTTGAACTTATATCGATGTTCAGAGGACTAAAACGGATGTAGAAGAGATGCGCGATGTAAGAGGACTTACCAAGCACCGTTCCAGTGGAACGcaccatccacatcatcttttGCTAATATCTCCtcaggaggaaggaagaacgAAGGTATGAAGAAGACCTATGATCCATCGAGAATTGGTGTGAGCGATAGAATATCTTGGATGGTTGCTGGAAGCGGACTCACTTTTTCTCCCGATATACTTTCCACCCCATTAATGacctctttccatccatcatcacccaaatccTGTCCACCGAACGTACTCAACACGATCttatcatcccatttgaGTTGTGCCGATCGCCCGAATTGGATAATCTGTGATACTTTGGTTATAATCAATGTCGGATATGTCGGTAATACCATCAGATCTAATGAAAGACACAATTTGAGTTTGGTTGAATTGGatggggaagagagaagatggtatgCCGTAGATGCTTGATACTACAATCGCACAATTTTGTATGTAGCACCGATGCCCCTTCGCCAAGCAGCCCCTTTATGCCCGCAATAAACTGCCGGATTGTGATCGATGACCAGTGGAGATAAGTCACGCTCGTAGACATATTCAGGCGGCGGGTCGGCGTGTCGCCGCAACCTAGGCTCGGTGTTGATGCCAGGTATGGCATTGGCGGGCTCGGCAAATGGGAGCAAATTTTGCCAACCGGGACGACCTAGGAGATGTCAGCGCATGCAGTACAAGCTGTGGAGAAGTGGACTGACCTTCCACGATATGACTTATAGTCGTGTTGGGCAGATAAAACCATCGCTCGGGTGAAGTGAGTTGTATCACTAAACGTCTCACTTTATCCTAGATAATGAAAGGCATTAGTGTAACCCTTTCGTGAGGTATTGAGCGACTTACCGGGTAGGTTTGTTGAGGGTGGCCTGATGGCCACATCACGACAAAAAATTCGCCGCCAAGCAATGAACTCTCTAATGCccaaccaccttcaccgtACCAACCAGTCgtaccatcttcttcctcaagcTCACCATAAATTTCCCCATTGGAGATGCTTGGAGGTGTATTGTCCGTTACGCCAATCTAATTTCAATATCAGCAAGTGCAAAGTAACATTAATGGCTGCATGAAGTGATCATTTCATAACTCACGTCGTTCATTCGCATGAGATGGACCATCTCATGTAGGATGACCACAGAGACAAAGAACAATATGTAATTCAGCGAGTTAGGATTCGATGAGCGATTCTCCCAAGCTTTACCCGCAGATCGAACGAGCTAGATTGATCGTTGGTCAGCAAAGAGTTCAACATATAGATAAGCAATCAGATACGACAGTTCTGAGAGATGTTTTCGAGATGTCCTCGGTATCTCAACCAAGGTCCACCAGCGGAGATGTGATCAAGGGTACATGAGGAATCCGATTAAACAGCTCTGAGAGATGTCTTCGAGATGTCCTCGGTACCTCAACCAAGGTCCACCAGCGGAGATGTGATCAAGGTTACATAAGGAATCCGATTAAACAGCTCTGAGAGATGTTTCCGAGATGTCCTCGATACCTCAACCAAGGTCCAACAGCATCGAAGATGTGATCAGGGGGTATATTCTCCTCTAGCCTTAACAAGGATGGAGCTTCCATGatattcttcccatcccaAGCTTTGAAGGATTCAACGATTTGAGGATTGGAATAATTTCCAGGACAGAAAGTTGACTTACATCAATCCGTATTTTGATCCAAGGCAAGATCTCTGGATCGGTTCCACCGTATCCATCAAGATAGGGATCAACGACTATAGTCATTTCCCCCGATCTTTTGAACTGATCAAACCTGGCCTCAACGGACTGGTTGATCGGAATTGTTCTTGGATCGAGCggtagaggtagagaagCTTTGTCGTCGACAGGGGCTTCATCAAGACTGAGCGATCTGATCACCAAGTCTCGACAAATCGGACTGAACATGATACGTCTTGCGAGTCTAACGGCCAGCTCTAACATGACCCTCTGGGCCTCATCTTCAACTGCGTCGTTCGCCACTCCGTCGACGTCCAGGATCGGGAATACGGTCTGAAGGATATAATTCGGAGGTGCGTGGGGCTGAGCATGGGCAGAGGAGCTTGCGGTTTGATGAGACATTTTGGTTTGATTTGTCGGGCGAATGAGCGATTGAGTAAATGAGCgattgatggaaagatgagggACATCAACTTAGGTGTAGCAAGATGGGATCAGCCAAGTAAACATCACATCGGCTATTCACGACCTTGTAAAACCGAAGTCATTGTGATAATATACCATGACGTGTTATTTGATTTGATCCTGGCTCTGGTCGCATTATTGCGGTTAAGTGACGTGTATCACGTGGCATCGCTAACTAGCTTCGGAGTTTGGTTCAGAGAGGCTCGAGTGTCGTCGGAATCAAGAGATCGATGAATGGTGACACCATCCGCTGATTCTATCCATAAGCTTCTTGTGCGGGACAAGACCTGCTCTGACACTTCCGACGGTTGCTGCATTGAACTCAGGATAGATAGACACTCGCGATGGCGGTACACGCTCGGATCCCTCGCTTTCAGTGATGTTCATCGCACGGATCTTATCGTCTCGTTTCATCGAAACAAAGAGATCATTGCATCCAAAGCTTGAATACAATGAAAAAGATCTTTCTATCGTTAGGATAGTGATTGAGAACATTAATATTTTTGTTGACGATTTTCGCTTTTCCACCTTCGATCATTCCTTAGTACTTGTTATCTAAAACTAACATAAGGTGAGTTACAAAAAGCAGCTATTCCTACTGAACCGCGTACAATATGAGTCAATAACCCGATATCCAAGATGATTTACAATAGGCCGAAACTCACAATGAACTTGATTCATCCTTTTTATCCGTTCAAACTGTACCTCGTGGTCCTTTTTGTCGACTTTAGAAGACACGACTTTTATCTTTTCACCGATCATCAGAAGCTTCAATCTTATTGTCTACCTGCTTGACGACGGTCCGATGTAACGCTTTTTGTGTAGGATGTAATAGAAGAGCAAGACCCCTCTGCCGAAGATGGCTTGGGGAGTACGAATATCGTTGTTTCGGGCCGGATCGAAGTTCAGTAAGCACTGATCGTGATTGTGGCTTCACAATGCGGATCTTACAATTAAGCAGACCCAGacaacgaagagaagaaaggacaaAGAGGGGCGTAGATTCAcatatccttctccttcatcattatcattgaAAATACCCTTTCTGGGAAGATGCCAAATAACGAGTTGATCAAGTGGGGCAAACAACAATGCAAAAGATGGAAGTAAAAGcaatgaagagaaagaaaagtcCGAACAAACAAAAATAAAAGTCGTGTTTTCTCTTTGATAAAACCTGACTACTGTTGATCCCTCTTACTCGTCCCTCATGATGTATAACACTTACTTATATCTCGTTCAATTCCAGACCCTTGACTAATTCACATCGACACACAAGGATGGTATTTACCGATTGAGCTAAAATCCATCTTTCATAGCAAAATGACGTTGATGATCATTGTGTTCACAACAATAGACCTTCTGACAACCCTTGATTTAGGCTTAAAGCGGATGACATATCGAACGAGATCCATGTATTCATCTCGACTTCGCCAAAACCAACAAAACCACCCATTCATCTCCTAACTTCGCCAAAGTTGTTTTTGTTGGGGAAGTAATCATGGTGTAGCAGATGATGCTGAACCGAAGAAATGGTAAAAGAGAAGATttaagggatgatgatgatacacaGCAAGcacacatcatcatcccatcaagaCACGACTTTAAGGGTACTTCTCTTTACTTaccttgatcaatgatcaataaGCTACGGCAAGAGCTAGCTTATTCCCCACTTGAACATAAGATGATTCGGTTCCTCGTTTCTCGTTCTATTGTCAAGCTTTTATAATTGGGTTTTCcgatttcttcccttttcccttcctccctctctcttttcttcatcatcattaccacAAAGCCCAATCATAAACATTTTCTTATTGTTTTGCCACTGTTCCGACTTCTCTCATTGTACGTTCTCATATTCTTAAATTGACTTCAATTGCTATTCTATTCTTCTTCGTGGTATCGGTATCTGAATCGCTAggatctctttctttccgTTCCGTTTCCGCTCGATCAGTCAGTTTCAGCTCTGGTATTTATTGCTCGTTCTCGTCTCTCTTATTGTCTCGGCATTTCcacttttctctttcaatttccttaTTGTATCTGTTCTTTGTTGGAACCATCTCTAGCTTGTAACAACAGTCACAACAAGAAGACTCACTCGGATCCCAAACGATCATCATCGGGATAAAACTTTTCACTTCACCTGCCAATCAACCAAATCACAAACGGGATACTCGTAAAGGGACCTAAAAACCTTTCACCACCTCGTCAAAAATCGATCTTCAATTGTCAATCGTATTACTCGCAAGTCATTCACGTCGATCATCCCATTGTAAGTCCACAGCCCCCTCTTCTCATGTCTCATCCTTATCTTATTGTgcctgatcatcatcgaccacACGTCACGTTTGATATCAACAAAATCTTTCCCCAaagaaaatgagaatgaaatcAATTAAAAAATGATCAATTCTTACTCATCCGAATGACAATTGATGGATATCATACACGCCCGAATTTCATTCATTCTTTTTCCCTTCCGTTATCCCGATTTATTCTCGTACTCTTTGATATCTTTACATACTACTCTATCTATTACAATACTGATTTGTTCATCCTCGAGTGGAATAGGAACATCACATCCATGTCAACTTGTGTAATGAGCAACAGTACTCCATTCAGTTCTACCGCTCAAGAACGTACTATTGAGTTCCAAGATAATTTTTTCAACACTACTCTATCCGACGACCTCTTTgactcttctttctcatgtGAGTAGTCAAACCTCTCCCCCTCCTACATACCGCATGACTAACTACGACGCTCTACACAGTCATGAACCCAGATTCGAGCAATATGGAATACTATATTGCCAGTCCGGATGGTCGAAGGTCCCCTGAACCTCCCACCACCGAACAACaacatatcaatcatgaggatcaacctcaagGTCGTGATGAGAATATGGGAGGTAACGATAGTGAGTCCCAACCCTTCATAAATACACTATAATTGGTCTGCGCACGTATTCAAGCTGATTGTCTGTTCTCGTTCGATAGTAAATAACCATCAAATCGAAAATCGTCACTTCTcattatcacctttgacAATGACCGATCCTCATgccatcttctctcaaccACAGGCCAACACCGAGATCACCTCTGGCTCATATCCTTATCCACCATACGCCATGACCTACGAATCGATATCAGCACCTAGCACAAGCCACGGTTCCACCAATGTCGCCCATCAtcctaccttcttccacccatATAGATCAAGTGGTAAGTGATTCCCTCAGTCTGTAACATGAGCTGACGCTATACCAATCTAACAGCTACCGGAGACTTCGCCAGAAATCCTCGTTCTCCTCCACGATCGCCAGctctctcctcatcacctcatGGCTCCTCAGTCTCCCATCGACTCTCTTTCGGAGCGCCGACTTCCGTCAGTCCATCATTGGTCAGCCCACATAGCATCGTAGGATCTCAATTATCGGATAACTCACCAAGTCATCCATACATGTATCAACTCCCTTTGACATACGGTACACCCTTGACTAGCGTATCAAATCTCGCCAATGTCTCACCATCGGGTCCGGGATTATCGATGGTAGCTGGCTTCCCTGTACCTACTCAACTTCATCCCCAACAGACCAGTCCTCCATCGAAAGGTAGACCCATCACCCGTCCTAGACAGGCTCGAACGAATAATaagaaaatcatcaaacaggaggaagatgagataagcgacgtagaagaggaaggtaatactggaggtagtggtggtCTAGGGCTTTCGGCTGGTGCCAAGTAAGttcaaccatcaacatcatcgacatcacaccatcatcccttttcaCACATACCACCGGGGGTCACTGATCACTCTTGAGGGTCTTCGCTACCCCATCTTGGACATCTTTGCACGTTGCGAGAATCACGGAGCTGACTCAACCTCATGTATCACCAGTAACAACGAGGACAGAGTACCAGTCTCATCCAAGCGGGAGGATGTTCGAAAAGCCCGTATCGAAAGCGAGCAGGTGAGCTCGTCGGCGGTGCGCGAAGCTTCTTGCTGAGTGCCGTTGAGGGCCATCATCAACTCTGCAACAATAGCTGATACGTCTGCTTAGCGTCGACGTGATGAACTTCGAGAAGGTTTCAAAAGACTCAAAGAAGCTTTGCCACCTTCCAATCAAAGAGCTTCCAAAGTCAGCCTACTTGATCGATGTTAGTACGACTTGAACCTAATTCATCGTACAGTATGCTTGTGGCGCCTGACTCTTACTGTGAATTGTAGCCGTCGCGCATATtcaatcgatcgaagctGCCAACAGATACTTACTGGGTCAACTCGAAGATGCCAATAGAGAATGTACCAAGCTTCGAGAGTACGTACTGATCCAGAGATGTTATTACAACGAGAGGGTACTGACAAACAACGTTAGAATTCTTCACAATGACATCGTCTTGAGACAGCGAACTGCTTCCAATAGCCCTGGATCCGGTTCTCAAGGCAACAGACCCCAATAAATCAACAAATCTTCCCGCTTCAATTTTGTGATACTCTCACGAGCGATATGCCCAATGTCAGTTTCTAAGGTACGCTCGTTGGTACTTCTACAAAATGGCAATCAGGTGCTGATATAGGAAAATGTATTTCAACATGTCAGTCAACTGATGCTATTCTGCCAATCTCCACGAATGTAAATAGAACTTCCAACATGTACATAACACGCATCGATCGCTCTCCGATTCTGCCTTGTTCTGCTGTTCCATCTCTCGCTCGACATCACTCTTATCACAACAATGTACATATACTCCTAGGATAATCATCCGACTTGACATACTTGGATCGGTTCTTTCACGT
This window harbors:
- a CDS encoding hydroxyacylglutathione hydrolase, whose protein sequence is MKVIPIQARSDNWMYLLIDSSKQAAVVDPYDANKISNAAKEHGVEVTSLITTHHHNDHSGGNSKLLSLHPGLKAYAGSNQSPGTNVIVKEGDTFKLGQDIDVKCYHTPCHTQDSICFYVEDKKTGEKGVFTGDTLFLAGCGRFFEGTPEEMHAALTKLSKLPDDTLVFNGHEYTKGSVKFGLTVEPDNEALKGLLKKAENDNCTTGKSTIGDEKGWNVFMRLDRPEARKATGESDPVKIMGKLREMKNAM